From the genome of Chlorocebus sabaeus isolate Y175 chromosome 2, mChlSab1.0.hap1, whole genome shotgun sequence, one region includes:
- the KCNG1 gene encoding voltage-gated potassium channel regulatory subunit KCNG1: MTLLPGDNSDYDYSALSCTSDASFHPAFLPQRQAIKGAFYRRAQRLRPQDEPPQGCQPEDRRRRIIINVGGIKYSLPWTTLDEFPLTRLGQLKACTNFDDILNVCDDYDVTCNEFFFDRNPGAFGTILTFLRAGKLRLLREMCALSFQEELLYWGIAEDHLDGCCKRRYLQKIEEFAEMVEREEEDDVLDSEGRDSEGPAEGEGRLGRCMRRLRDMVERPHSGLPGKVFACLSVLFVTVTAVNLSVSTLPSLREEEEQGHCSQMCHNVFIVESVCVGWFSLEFLLRLIQAPSKFAFLRSPLTLIDLVAILPYYITLLVDGAAAGRRKPGAGNSYLDKVGLVLRVLRALRILYVMRLARHSLGLQTLGLTARRCTREFGLLLLFLCVAIALFAPLLYVIENEMADSPEFTSIPACYWWAVITMTTVGYGDMVPRSTPGQVVALSSILSGILLMAFPVTSIFHTFSRSYLELKQEQERVMFRRAQFLIKTKSQLSVSQDSDILFGSASSDTRDNN; this comes from the exons ATGACCCTCTTACCGGGAGACAATTCTGACTACGACTACAGCGCGCTGAGCTGCACCTCGGACGCCTCCTTCCACCCGGCCTTCCTCCCGCAGCGCCAGGCCATCAAGGGCGCGTTCTACCGCCGGGCGCAGCGGCTGCGGCCGCAAGATGAGCCCCCCCAAGGCTGCCAGCCCGAGGACCGCCGCCGTCGGATCATCATCAACGTGGGCGGCATCAAGTACTCACTGCCCTGGACCACGCTGGACGAGTTCCCGCTGACGCGCCTGGGCCAGCTCAAGGCCTGCACCAACTTCGACGACATCCTCAACGTGTGCGATGACTACGACGTCACCTGCAACGAGTTCTTCTTCGACCGCAACCCGGGGGCCTTCGGCACCATCCTGACCTTCCTGCGCGCGGGCAAGCTGCGGCTGCTGCGCGAGATGTGCGCGTTGTCCTTCCAGGAGGAGCTGCTGTACTGGGGCATTGCGGAGGACCACCTGGACGGCTGCTGCAAGCGCCGCTACCTGCAGAAGATCGAGGAGTTCGCGGAGATGGTGGAGCGGGAGGAAGAGGACGATGTGCTGGACAGCGAGGGCCGCGACAGCGAGGGCCCGGCCGAGGGCGAAGGCCGCCTGGGGCGCTGCATGCGGCGACTGCGCGATATGGTGGAGAGGCCGCACTCGGGGCTGCCCGGCAAGGTGTTCGCCTGCCTGTCGGTGCTCTTCGTGACCGTCACCGCCGTCAACCTCTCCGTCAGCACCTTGCCCagcctgagggaggaggaggagcag GGCCACTGTTCCCAGATGTGCCACAACGTCTTCATCGTGGAGTCGGTGTGCGTGGGCTGGTTCTCCCTAGAGTTCCTCCTACGGCTCATTCAGGCACCCAGCAAATTCGCCTTCCTGCGGAGCCCGCTGACGCTGATCGACCTGGTGGCCATCCTGCCCTACTACATCACGCTGCTGGTGGACGGCGCCGCTGCGGGCCGCCGCAAGCCCGGCGCGGGCAACAGCTACCTGGACAAGGTGGGGCTGGTGCTGCGCGTGCTGCGGGCGCTGCGCATCCTGTACGTGATGCGCCTGGCGCGCCACTCCCTGGGGCTGCAGACGCTGGGGCTCACGGCCCGCCGATGCACCCGCGAGTTCGGGCTCCTGCTGCTCTTCCTCTGCGTGGCCATCGCCCTCTTCGCGCCCCTGCTCTACGTCATCGAGAACGAGATGGCCGACAGCCCCGAGTTCACCAGCATCCCTGCCTGCTACTGGTGGGCCGTCATCACCATGACGACGGTGGGCTATGGCGACATGGTCCCCAGGAGCACCCCGGGCCAGGTGGTGGCCCTGAGCAGCATCCTGAGCGGCATCCTGCTCATGGCCTTCCCAGTCACCTCCATCTTCCACACCTTCTCCCGCTCCTACCTGGAGCTCAAGCAGGAGCAGGAGAGGGTGATGTTCCGGAGGGCGCAGTTCCTCATCAAAACCAAGTCGCAGCTGAGCGTGTCCCAGGACAGTGACATCTTGTTCGGAAGTGCCTCCTCGGACACCAGAGACAATAACTGA